The window AAGCGCGGCAGCCAGTGCTCGTTTCCCGGCAGCGGCGGCCGTATTCGAGCTCGTCCACCGACGCGGAGGCGACACCGCAATACGAAACTTCCTCACAGCCATGGGTAAGGATGAGCCAACGCTCGACAGCCTTGCGCGCGCTCTCGGGATGGTGCCGGCGGAACTCGAATCGGAATGGCGGGCGCTCGTGCGCTCCTATTAGGCGGCAGCGCGACGCAAGGTGCGGCCGATGTCTCCGGGGCTGGCGCCGAGCGCGAACAACCCCTTCAGTAGCAGATCAACCGATACGGATCGGTCCGCGGCTTCCATCTTCGCCACTCGCGATCGGCTCGAGTTGAGGCGGCGCGCGAGCTGCTGTTGGGTAAGCCCTAACGCTGCGCGCTTCCGACGCAGCGCCTGGCTGAGTGCGACCTTGGTTTCTACGAGCGCGGCCTCTTCATGGCTGATGCCGAGGAATTCCGCCGCGGTGCCGGCCCGCCAGCCTGCCGCCTCCAGTCGAGTTCTTTTTGCTTGCTTCATTCGATCTTCCCGGTCGAGTCTAATATGCCGAAGCAGGGATTGCTCCTCGATGCGTGCTTCCTTCCAATTGAGTTCCCGCCCTTGCTTGGGCCATCGCCGGGGGCGTAGACTCCATCTGTCCTCCACTGTCCCTCTGCGGGAGTTCACATGGCCGCGCCTGCCAAACAACTGCTGCGAGAAGCCGTCGACCACGTGCCGGAAGATGCGTCCATCGAGGACGTGATGGAACGCCTGTACTTCCTGGCAAAGGTCGCGCGCGGCCTCGATGCAGCTGATCGGGGCGACACCATCTCGCATGAAGACGTAGCGCGCGAGTTTCTCGCGGACGAGTGAATCGCGTCGTTTGGACGCTAATGACGATTCGCCGACCGGTTGCACGCGCAAATGGGCGATCGTAAGGGTCAGTACTCGATAGCGATCAATGATCAGTGGCGTGTGTGCTTCAGGTTCGTTGATGGCGGCGCATATGACGTCCAGATCTGCGATTACCATTGATGCCGAGGCGAGATATGAGCATACCCAACACCCGACGGATGAGGCGCCGGCCGACCCACCCGGGTGAGATGCTGCAGGAGGACTTCATCCCGGACTACGGACTTACTGTTGCCGGTCTCGCCGAGGCCGCGGGCGTTTCGCGCCAGTCGATCAATGAACTGCTGCGCGGACGGCGCGCCCTCAGTCCGGAGATGGCGCTACGTCTCGCGCACCTTTTCGGCAACTCCCCGGAGTTCTGGCTGAACGCCCAGCGAGCGGTGGACCTATGGGACGCGGCACAGGCCATCAAGGATGACATGGCGCGTATCAAGCCTCTACGTGTCGCATGAGGCCTACTGCTCTCTAACGCAGATACTGCGGTGAAAGCCGTTGTCGTCGGTGGCGGGCCGGCCGGCCTGTACACGGCCCTGCTCCTCAAACAGGCCGACCCCCCGGACGGCTGGCCGCGCCCGTCCGGGTACAGCGGCGGCGTGACGGTCTCCGGCAGGCTCGTGGTTCTCGCCGGACAGGTCGGCTGGAACCCGCTCACTGCCGAGTTCGAGACGGACCAGCTCACCGCGCAGGTACGGCAGGCGCTGATGAACATCGTCACGCTGCTCGCGGAAGCCGCAGTAGTGCCGGAGTGACCGCGCGCGAAGCGGTCATCGTGGACGCGGTCCGCACGCCGGTTGGGCGGCACCGCGGGGCTCTCGCCCGCGTTCGGCCCGACGATCTCGCCGCGATCGCGATCGCGGGGCTGATCGCCCGCACCCGAATAGATCCTGCCGGCATCGACGATGTGATCCTGGGCTGCACGAACCAGGCGGGCGAAGACAGCCGCAACGTGGCGCGCATGGCGCTGCTGCTCGCCGGGCTGCCGGTCGAGGTGCCGGGGCAGACGGTGAACCGCCTGTGCGGCTCCGGACTGCAAGCGGTGGCGAGCGCGGCGCAGGCGATCCGCGCGGACGAGGGCGATTGCTTCATCGCGGGCGGCGTCGAGAGCATGACCCGCGCGCCGTGGGTGATGCTCAAGCCCGACGAGCCGTTCGCGCGCGGCGTGCCGAGGACCGCGGATTCGACGATCGGGTGGCGGTTCGTCAACCCGGCGATGCCGCGGGAGTGGACGATCTCGATGGGTGAGACCGCCGAGCGCGTGGCCGAGCGGTATGGAATCACGCGCGAGGAGCAGGACGCGTTCGCGCTGGAGAGCCAGCAGCGGACGGCGCTGGCGGTGAGCGGCAATCTTTTCGCGGACGAGATCGTGTCCGTAAAGACGCTGGATTCACAGGGCAATCCCGTTGTGGTCGCGCGCGACGAGCATCCGCGTCCCGAAACCACGGCGGCGGCGCTCGCCGCGCTGCGACCGGCGTTCATGCGGGACGGCGGTACGGTGACGGCCGGCTCCGCCAGCGGGATCAACGACGGCGCGAGCGCGGCGCTGGTGATGGAGCGCGGCGCCGCGGAGCGCGCGAAGCTGCGGCCGATCGCGCGCATCGTGGCCAGCGCGGTGGCCGGCGTTTCTCCGGAAGTAATGGGAGTCGGCCCGGTTCCCGCCACGCGCAAGGCACTGGAGCGCGCGGGACTGTCGGTGTCCGACCTCGACGTCGTGGAGCTCAACGAGGCGTTCGCGGCGCAGGCGATCGCGTGCATGCGCGATCTCGACCTCGATCCCGGGAAGGTGAACGTCAACGGCGGTGCGATCGCGCTCGGCCACCCGCTCGGCTCCAGCGGCGCGCGCATCCTGACCGCGCTCGTGCACGAGCTGCGGCGCCGCAAGGCGAGATACGGCCTCGCGACGATGTGCATCGGAGTGGGCCAGGGTATCGCGACTATCGTGGAGCGCGTCGAGTGAGGACGGAGAACTGATGGCGGTTGCCGGTATCCGCGTTACCGACTGTCACGTCCACGTGCACCCGTGGCGCGACATGCCCGACGACATCGTCGAAGTGCTCAAGCGCGGCCAGCAGGACATCGAGCTGCTTCTGGAAGCCATGTACGATCCCGCGCTGCTGCTCCGCATGATGGACGAGGACGGCATCGACCGCGTCGGGCTCGTTAACTATCCGTCGCCGGACGTGATGCGCACCGATTGGCGGATCAACGAGCACGCCGCGCGGTATTGCGCGGCCGATCCCGCGCGGCTGCTTCCGATCGGCGGCGTGCATCCGCGTGTCACGACCGATCCGGCTGGAGACGTGGACGCGCTGATCGAGATGGGCATGCACATGCTCAAGCTGCACCCGAATCACCAGCAAATGACGGCCAATGCGTACACCGACGGTCTCGAGGCGCTGGGCAAGATCTACAGCCGGTGTGAAGCGCGCGGCCTGCCCGTGCTGATCCATACCGGCACCAGCATCTTCCCGCGCGCGCGCAACAGGTTCGGCAACCCGCTGGAGGTGGACGACGTCGCGGTCGACTTTCCCGACCTGCAGATCGTGCTGGCGCACGGCGGCCGGCCGTTCTACATGGGCGAGGCCTTCTTCGTGCTGCGCAGGCACAAGAACGTGTGGTTCGATCTTTCCGGCATTCCGCCGAAAGCGCTGCTCGAGTATTTCCCCAAGCTCGCCGAGCTCGAGCACAAGCTGCTGTGGGGCAGCGACTGGCCGAGCCCCGGCGTGACGCGGATGCGGCGGAACGTGGATCAGTTCATGGAGCTGCCGCTATCGGACTCGCTCAAGCGCGCCGCGCTGGAGACGAATCCCGAGCGCTTGCTGCCGCGCGGTGGACGGACGGTCTAGCCGGCGGTCGGAAGAGTGCGGCGGACCGGCGGCGAGCCTTCGAGCGTCCGCCAGATGTTGTAGATGAAGCAATAGGCGGCGACCGCCCCCATCACCCCGCCGAGCGCCAGGAGATAGATGGACGCACGCTCGCCATGCGCCCGCGCGGCGAATCCGGCGGCGAGCAGAGCCAGGCCGACGTTCGCCAGCCAGAGCTGCGCGACCGCGATCTTCACGTTGTGGATCGCGTTGCCGGTGAAGCGCGGCATCACGTGATAGGCCACGCCGTAGATCATCATGCTCACGAAGCCAAGCAGGTTCATGTGCAGGTGAGCGGTCCGGTACACCGCCGTCTCCGGATGCACGGCCATGATGACGCCGAGCGTCACGCCGAGGCCGAGCCACACAAGCCCCGCCTTGACGAAGGCCTTCGTGAACCAGTCCATCAGGATGTGCTGGCGAGGCTCACTTGCTCGAGTGCATGCACCAGCGCCGCGGCGTCGAGTCCGGCGACCTTCGCGGCCTCGGTGAGCGTGCGCGTGCCGCCGCAGCAGGTGTCGATGCCGTACGACCGGAGAGCCGCGGCGGTCTCAGGGCGAAAGTGGACCAGCTCGTGCACGGTCCAGGCAGGATCGATTTTAACGCTGTCGTCGATTTGCATCGGTAACTCCGAAAAAATGAATTGAGGCGGTTCGAGGCGCGCGGCGCGCCCGGGATCAGCCGACCGGCGCCAGCTGTCGAGGCGCGGAGATCCAGCTGAGCAGGTAGTCGATGACGTCACCGGCCGAGTAGCTGCTCCGCCCGTCGAGGAACGCGGCGATCGTCTTGAGGTCGTCGCCGCTGGTGACGAGCGGCGGCTCCTCCTCGCCCGAGACGCGGATCTGCGCCTGGCCGACGTTGGCGGTGAGCGCGTTGCACAGACATTGGCGGCCGACCGTGTCCTCGATCGCTCCGCCTTTGCGCACGTAATCCTCCACGGGCTCCGCCGCGCAGCGGAATCCGATCCGGCCGTCGTCGCGCTTGTACGCCACGCGCAGATAGCCTAGGTCGCACAGCCGCTGCCGCTCGGGCTTGCCGCTGTCCTTGCCCCAGCGGGCGACCTTGAACGGGTAGCCCGTGGGCGACGCGCGCGGATCCGTGAAGACGTCCACGTCGCCCCGCGCGGCGTGGTCGAGGATCTCCTGCTTGAGGCCTGGCTCGAGCCCGGACTCCTCGCAGAAGGCGAACAGCGTCCCCACCTGCACGCCCGCCGCGCCGACCTTGAGCGCGTCGACGAGGTGCTTGGGCGAGCCGGCGCCGCCGGCGAGCCAGAAGGGAAGCCCGAGCTCCCGCATCTTCTCCATGTTGACGTCGTCGCGCTCGCCGTACAGCGGCTCGCCGCGCTCGTTGAACCGCGGCTCCCCGCGGGGCGGCGCGTTGTGCCCGCCGGCGGTCGGCCCTTCCACGACGAATCCCTCGACGGTTCCGTTCGCCTTGCGGGCGAGAGTCGTCGCCAGCGAGTTGGCCGACACGATCGGCAGGAATGCCGGCCGTTCGACGGACACGCCCGGGTCGACACCGCATTCCCGCGGATCGAGGGTCATCGACATCGATTCGCCGGCGGCAAGACCCTCAACCTCGAGCTTCATCGCGGCGGGCCGATGCTCCGCCAGCGCGTCGAGCACGCCGGGAACCTCGCGCGGAATGCCGGCCCCCATGAGCACGTAATCCACCTTCGCGAGCATCGCGCCGTACAGCGAGGCGAGATTGGGGAGCTGCACTTTCGTGAGAAGATTGATGCCGACCTTGCCGGAGTGGCCTTCCTTGGCGAGGTACACTTCGACGAAGTTTGCCAGCATGGTGAGCTGCTGCCGCGCGATGCTCACCGGCAGCCTGTACATCTGGAGCAGCTTGTACCGCTCCCCCGCCGCTCGTCCAGCGGGGCGGAAATAGCGGTGCAGCGCGGCGTCGGCCACTCCCGGTATCGGAAAGCTCTTCATTGCGCGCCGCAGGTGACCCCCGATATCGCCGTCCTGCAGCCGCCGGACGAACACCGTGTCGAGCACGGTCCCGGACACGACGCCGAGCTGTCCGCGGATCGAAACGGCACGAGCGAGCTTCCAATTGGAAATGGCCACGCCCATCCCGCCCTGGATTATTTGTGGAAGTGCTGACGCTTCGGGCATTTATGAGAGACGAGGGTTGGAAACACCAAGGCGCAAGTTATTCCCACCCTTGAATACCCCGCTGTCGGGCAATGCGCGAGCCCTTTGTGGTGGATACCCCGACGACCGGAGCCGCGCGGCTCGGTCAGCTCATTCGGCGTCGTCGTAGGGCACGAGCGGCTCGTGCGTCCAGCCGGCGTCGAAGTTCACGCTGCCGTCGGCTGGCGGGGCGATCTCCGGCAGCCGCCGCTCCGCGACCGCCCGGTTGAGGTCCGTGGTCGAGACGATGCCCGCGAGGCGGTCGTGGTCCATCACCAGCAGCCGGTGCACTTTGGCCTCCTGCATCATCCGCGCGGCCGCGATCGCGGGCTCGTCGGCTCCGATCGTCTTCACCTTCGTCGTCATCGCGTCCGCGACGGTGTATTCGTCGAGCACGTCCATGTTGGAATCCGACATCCCGGCGAACCTCATGTCCACCTCGGTGTCGGCATCGTTCAGGAAATCCGTGAAGAACGCGCCGTCGCTGAGCGCGTCGCCGGCCAGCTCGATGCCGGCCTCGTCGTCCATGTCCGGCAGATCGTCGAACTCCGCCTCGGCGTCCGGTCCGCGCGCGGCTTCGGGCGACGCGGCGGCGAACGCCAGCAAGTCGCTCGCCGAGATCACTCCCACGAGCTTGCCGCCGCTGGAGACGGGCGCTCCGCTGATGTGCTCGCGCGTGAAGAGCTCCATGGCGTCGCGTAACGAGGTTCCGGGCGTGACGGTGATGGGCTCGCGGGTCATTATGTCGCGTACCTTCAACATGGTCGTGTCCTCCACAGCTGATTGATGCTCACCCGGGAGCGCTCGCCGGCGTCACGAGCACCGGCCCCGAGCCCTGGCGCAGGACGAATTCCGCGGTGCTTCCGAGGAAGCGTCCCCGCCGCGGATCATGCGAGCCGAGGATGATGAGATCGGCGGCGTGCCGGCTCGCCGCGCGCAGCAGCTCGAAGCACACGTCGCCAACGGCGACGTCGAGGTCCGCGCGAATGCCCGCCTCCTCGATCCGTCCCCGGAGCCACGCTTCGGCGTGCTGCCGCAGCTGGCGCTCCGCGGTCGTGATCTCCGACTCGCTGGCGGCGACTTTCACGAACCCCGCCAGCATGGGAGAGCAAACGTGAACTACCACAACGCACGCGCCGTCGTGTCGCGTCAGAAGCGGGATCCACTCGAGCATCGCCGGACTGAATCCGGAATCGTCCACCGCCACCAGCACGATACGCACGCCGTTCTCCGGCAGATTCCGCGCGAGCAGCAACGGTTGTCGCGCATGCCTGGCGATCCGCTCGGCCGTGCTCCCGAGCAGCTTCCACACGCCGGACCTCCGGCCGTGCGATCCGACGACCAGCAGGCGCGCGTCCATTTCCTCGGCCATTGCCGGCAGCCGGTCCTCGGGCCGCCCCACGGTGACAGCGGCTTCCGCCGGGCGCTCCAGCGTCGCGGAAAGCTCCTGCAGGCGCTCCTCCGCGCCGCGGGTCGCGTCCTCGATCAGCGTAGCGGTCGAAGGATAGAATCCGCTCAGAAAACGCGGTGGCTCCGGCAGCCAGACCGAGTGCGCGAGCACGAGCTTGCCGCCGAGCAGATGCCGCGCCGTCCACCGGGCCGCCGCCAGCGACGGCTCCGCAAAATCAACCCCTACGACTATCGGCTGGATGTCCATCGCTGCGGCTCCACGGGTTCAACGAGGAAGATGCATCCGGCGCCGCAGCGCGGCAGTCGGGGAAGTCTGGACCGCGTGTAAGGGACTGCCGCAGCGGGTCAGTACAACGGCTGCCGGCGGATGCGGTTGAAGGCCTTGTCGAGCTCGCCGCCGAAGACCACGGCGGTACCGACGACCAGGATGACGAGCCACTGCTCGCCGGTCGGAGGCACGGTGTGAAAGATCTTCTGGAGAGGGGAGAGATACAGCGCGGCGGCGTGGGCGAACGCGGCGGCCACCAGGCTGAGGAACAGCGGCTTGTTGGAGAGCGGCGGAAGCATGAAGACCGAGCGCTCGAGCGAGCGGCAGTTGAAGACGTGAAAGAACTGGAACACCACCATCTGCGTCATGGCCACCGAGCGGGCGGCAGCGAGGTCGTTGGTGGACGTCAGGACCCACCAGAATACCGCGAGCGTTCCCGCGGCCAGCACCGCTCCGATCAGGGCGAGCCGGCCGAGCAGACGACGGTCGAGGACACCTTCCGCCGGCGAGCGGGGTGGCCTGCGGAGCAGTCCGGGCTCGCCGGGCTCGAACGCGAGCGCGACGTCCTGGAGGCCGTTGGTGACGAGATTGATCCAGAGGATCTGCGCCGCCGCGAAGGGCAGCGGCCAGCCCGCGATGAGCGCGAACAGCAGCGTGAGGACCTCTCCGGCCGCGGTGGACAGCAGGAAGAACGTGACCTTGCGGATGTTCGAGAAGACGACGCGTCCTTCCTCCATCGCCGCGGTTATCGACGCGAAGTTGTCGTCGGCGAGGATCATCGACGCCGCTTCGCGCGCGACGTCCGTACCGCTCGAGCCCATGGCTATGCCGAGATGCGCCGCGCGCAGCGCCGGCGCGTCGTTGACGCCGTCGCCGGTAACGGCGACGATCTCGCCGGACCGTTTCAGGCTCTCGACGATCCGCAGCTTCTGCTCGGGAGCGACGCGGGCGAAGACGTTGCGCGTCTGCAGCGCCGCGTCCAGCTCGGACGCGGACATCGCCGCCAGCTCGCGGCCGCTTACGGCTCGCTCGTCGCCCATCAGCGCGAGCTGCCGGCCGATCGATTCGGCGGTGTTGACGTGGTCGCCGGTGATCATCAGCACGCGGATTCCCGCCGCGTGCGCGACGTTCACGGCGCCGGCCGATTCCTCACGCAGCGGATC of the Gemmatimonadaceae bacterium genome contains:
- a CDS encoding helix-turn-helix transcriptional regulator, whose product is MVIADLDVICAAINEPEAHTPLIIDRYRVLTLTIAHLRVQPVGESSLASKRRDSLVREKLARYVFMRDGVAPISCIEAARDLCQEVQAFHHVLDGRIFRHVVDGFSQQLFGRRGHVNSRRGTVEDRWSLRPRRWPKQGRELNWKEARIEEQSLLRHIRLDREDRMKQAKRTRLEAAGWRAGTAAEFLGISHEEAALVETKVALSQALRRKRAALGLTQQQLARRLNSSRSRVAKMEAADRSVSVDLLLKGLFALGASPGDIGRTLRRAAA
- a CDS encoding HigA family addiction module antitoxin — protein: MRRRPTHPGEMLQEDFIPDYGLTVAGLAEAAGVSRQSINELLRGRRALSPEMALRLAHLFGNSPEFWLNAQRAVDLWDAAQAIKDDMARIKPLRVA
- a CDS encoding Rid family hydrolase, with the translated sequence MKAVVVGGGPAGLYTALLLKQADPPDGWPRPSGYSGGVTVSGRLVVLAGQVGWNPLTAEFETDQLTAQVRQALMNIVTLLAEAAVVPE
- a CDS encoding acetyl-CoA C-acyltransferase, producing the protein MTAREAVIVDAVRTPVGRHRGALARVRPDDLAAIAIAGLIARTRIDPAGIDDVILGCTNQAGEDSRNVARMALLLAGLPVEVPGQTVNRLCGSGLQAVASAAQAIRADEGDCFIAGGVESMTRAPWVMLKPDEPFARGVPRTADSTIGWRFVNPAMPREWTISMGETAERVAERYGITREEQDAFALESQQRTALAVSGNLFADEIVSVKTLDSQGNPVVVARDEHPRPETTAAALAALRPAFMRDGGTVTAGSASGINDGASAALVMERGAAERAKLRPIARIVASAVAGVSPEVMGVGPVPATRKALERAGLSVSDLDVVELNEAFAAQAIACMRDLDLDPGKVNVNGGAIALGHPLGSSGARILTALVHELRRRKARYGLATMCIGVGQGIATIVERVE
- a CDS encoding amidohydrolase family protein produces the protein MAVAGIRVTDCHVHVHPWRDMPDDIVEVLKRGQQDIELLLEAMYDPALLLRMMDEDGIDRVGLVNYPSPDVMRTDWRINEHAARYCAADPARLLPIGGVHPRVTTDPAGDVDALIEMGMHMLKLHPNHQQMTANAYTDGLEALGKIYSRCEARGLPVLIHTGTSIFPRARNRFGNPLEVDDVAVDFPDLQIVLAHGGRPFYMGEAFFVLRRHKNVWFDLSGIPPKALLEYFPKLAELEHKLLWGSDWPSPGVTRMRRNVDQFMELPLSDSLKRAALETNPERLLPRGGRTV
- a CDS encoding DUF542 domain-containing protein, with product MQIDDSVKIDPAWTVHELVHFRPETAAALRSYGIDTCCGGTRTLTEAAKVAGLDAAALVHALEQVSLASTS
- a CDS encoding nitronate monooxygenase — its product is MAISNWKLARAVSIRGQLGVVSGTVLDTVFVRRLQDGDIGGHLRRAMKSFPIPGVADAALHRYFRPAGRAAGERYKLLQMYRLPVSIARQQLTMLANFVEVYLAKEGHSGKVGINLLTKVQLPNLASLYGAMLAKVDYVLMGAGIPREVPGVLDALAEHRPAAMKLEVEGLAAGESMSMTLDPRECGVDPGVSVERPAFLPIVSANSLATTLARKANGTVEGFVVEGPTAGGHNAPPRGEPRFNERGEPLYGERDDVNMEKMRELGLPFWLAGGAGSPKHLVDALKVGAAGVQVGTLFAFCEESGLEPGLKQEILDHAARGDVDVFTDPRASPTGYPFKVARWGKDSGKPERQRLCDLGYLRVAYKRDDGRIGFRCAAEPVEDYVRKGGAIEDTVGRQCLCNALTANVGQAQIRVSGEEEPPLVTSGDDLKTIAAFLDGRSSYSAGDVIDYLLSWISAPRQLAPVG
- a CDS encoding CBS domain-containing protein, giving the protein MLKVRDIMTREPITVTPGTSLRDAMELFTREHISGAPVSSGGKLVGVISASDLLAFAAASPEAARGPDAEAEFDDLPDMDDEAGIELAGDALSDGAFFTDFLNDADTEVDMRFAGMSDSNMDVLDEYTVADAMTTKVKTIGADEPAIAAARMMQEAKVHRLLVMDHDRLAGIVSTTDLNRAVAERRLPEIAPPADGSVNFDAGWTHEPLVPYDDAE
- a CDS encoding universal stress protein; translation: MDIQPIVVGVDFAEPSLAAARWTARHLLGGKLVLAHSVWLPEPPRFLSGFYPSTATLIEDATRGAEERLQELSATLERPAEAAVTVGRPEDRLPAMAEEMDARLLVVGSHGRRSGVWKLLGSTAERIARHARQPLLLARNLPENGVRIVLVAVDDSGFSPAMLEWIPLLTRHDGACVVVVHVCSPMLAGFVKVAASESEITTAERQLRQHAEAWLRGRIEEAGIRADLDVAVGDVCFELLRAASRHAADLIILGSHDPRRGRFLGSTAEFVLRQGSGPVLVTPASAPG